One segment of Gordonia terrae DNA contains the following:
- the pgm gene encoding phosphoglucomutase (alpha-D-glucose-1,6-bisphosphate-dependent): protein MAHPRAGTLALPEDLVDVDALVRAYYDNTPDPSDPLQQVVFGTSGHRGSSFDNAFNEAHILATTQAIVDYRRSAGISGPLFIGFDTHALSVPAWRTALEVLAANEVTVYTAESDSFTPTPAVSRAILTFNRDNPGVLSDGIVVTPSHNPPRDGGFKYNPPTGGPADTSITSVVAARANELLEQKLDGVARIPFDRARSGDYVQDYSFLLNYIDGLGDVVDMKAIHDAGIRIGADPLGGASVGYWALLGLRYNLDHLTVVNPTVDPTFSFMTLDTDGKIRMDCSSANAMASLISARDSYDIATGNDADSDRHGIVTPDAGLMNPNHYLAVAIDYLFTHRPQWSESAAVGKTLVSSSLIDRVVAGIGRPLLEVPVGFKWFVDGLLNGRVAFGGEESAGASFLTFDGSPWSTDKDGIIMALLASEILAVTGKTPSQRYAELAEEYGTTAYARIDAPASREQKAVLSKLSPEQVTATELAGEPISAIMTSAPGNGAPIGGLKVTTENAWFAARPSGTEDVYKIYAESFKGAEHLAQVQQEAQQVVDAALGS, encoded by the coding sequence ATGGCACATCCTCGCGCTGGTACCTTGGCCCTGCCCGAAGACCTCGTCGATGTGGACGCCCTGGTGCGTGCCTATTACGACAACACACCCGATCCGTCAGACCCGTTGCAGCAGGTGGTGTTCGGGACGTCGGGACACCGGGGGTCGAGCTTCGACAACGCCTTCAACGAAGCCCACATCCTCGCGACGACGCAGGCGATCGTCGACTACCGGCGTTCGGCCGGGATCTCCGGCCCGCTGTTCATCGGCTTCGACACCCACGCACTGTCGGTGCCTGCCTGGCGCACGGCGCTCGAGGTGCTCGCGGCGAACGAGGTGACCGTCTACACCGCCGAGAGCGACTCCTTCACGCCGACGCCCGCGGTCAGTCGCGCCATCCTCACGTTCAATCGCGACAACCCCGGGGTGCTGTCCGACGGCATCGTCGTGACACCGTCGCACAACCCGCCCCGCGACGGCGGGTTCAAATACAACCCACCGACCGGGGGCCCGGCAGACACCTCGATCACCTCCGTGGTGGCGGCGCGGGCGAACGAGCTGCTCGAGCAGAAGCTCGACGGCGTCGCGCGGATCCCGTTCGACCGCGCCCGCAGCGGTGACTACGTCCAGGACTACTCGTTCCTGCTCAACTACATCGACGGTCTCGGCGACGTGGTGGACATGAAGGCCATCCACGACGCGGGGATCCGCATCGGCGCGGACCCGCTGGGCGGCGCATCGGTCGGCTATTGGGCCCTGCTGGGGCTGCGATACAACCTCGACCATCTGACGGTCGTGAACCCGACCGTGGACCCGACGTTCTCGTTCATGACCCTCGACACCGACGGCAAGATCCGGATGGACTGTTCGTCGGCCAACGCGATGGCCTCGCTCATCTCCGCCCGCGACTCCTATGACATCGCGACCGGCAACGACGCCGACTCGGACCGCCACGGCATCGTCACGCCCGACGCCGGTCTGATGAACCCGAACCACTATCTCGCGGTCGCCATCGACTACCTGTTCACCCACCGTCCGCAGTGGTCGGAGTCGGCGGCCGTCGGGAAGACGCTCGTGTCGTCGTCGCTGATCGACCGGGTGGTCGCCGGGATCGGCCGCCCGCTGCTCGAGGTGCCGGTGGGCTTCAAGTGGTTCGTCGACGGCCTGCTGAACGGTCGCGTGGCCTTCGGCGGTGAGGAGAGCGCCGGCGCGTCGTTCCTGACGTTCGACGGCAGCCCGTGGTCGACGGACAAGGACGGCATCATCATGGCGCTGCTCGCGTCGGAGATCCTCGCGGTGACGGGCAAGACGCCGTCGCAGCGGTATGCCGAACTCGCCGAGGAGTACGGCACGACGGCCTACGCACGGATCGACGCCCCGGCCAGCCGGGAGCAGAAGGCGGTGCTGTCGAAGCTGTCGCCGGAGCAGGTGACCGCGACCGAACTGGCCGGCGAACCCATCTCGGCGATCATGACGTCGGCGCCCGGCAACGGCGCGCCGATCGGCGGTCTCAAGGTGACGACGGAGAACGCCTGGTTCGCCGCGCGCCCGTCGGGCACCGAGGACGTCTACAAGATCTATGCCGAGTCGTTCAAGGGCGCAGAGCATCTCGCGCAGGTGCAACAAGAGGCGCAGCAGGTCGTCGACGCGGCGTTGGGGAGCTGA
- a CDS encoding alpha/beta hydrolase, with amino-acid sequence MIAILPLHTPFARLTTRSVRSRKPNRYGETIVVTASEGPAHMLISGLPGLLSPGRRSPSLLVLVLPGGTDNSRTPFSPWQPSALRMYPFTWSLRLRFGRSVRVHQVGYRVYGWNGDENSPMLPARAALDEMCRRHPGVPVVAIGHSMGGRVAAHLAADRRVIGVLGLAPWWQFADWRHIQPGARVVAVHGDADTRTLAKRTRKGIDELSTQGVDAEFIPVPDGGHAMLDHIGLWQRSALDFVGERLSALRPA; translated from the coding sequence ATGATCGCGATTCTGCCACTCCACACGCCGTTCGCCCGGTTGACGACCCGATCCGTCCGGTCGCGGAAACCGAATCGCTACGGTGAGACGATCGTCGTCACCGCATCGGAGGGGCCCGCACACATGCTGATCTCGGGATTGCCGGGGCTGTTGTCCCCCGGACGCCGTTCCCCCAGCCTGCTCGTGCTCGTGCTCCCGGGCGGCACGGACAACAGCCGCACACCGTTCAGTCCCTGGCAGCCCTCCGCGCTGCGCATGTACCCGTTCACCTGGTCGCTGCGCCTTCGCTTCGGCCGGTCCGTGCGCGTTCACCAGGTCGGTTATCGCGTCTACGGCTGGAACGGCGACGAGAACTCTCCCATGCTGCCCGCGCGCGCCGCACTCGACGAGATGTGTCGACGACACCCCGGTGTCCCCGTCGTCGCGATCGGCCATTCCATGGGCGGGCGCGTGGCCGCCCACCTCGCCGCCGACCGCCGGGTCATCGGTGTCCTCGGACTCGCGCCCTGGTGGCAGTTCGCCGACTGGCGGCACATCCAGCCCGGCGCGCGGGTCGTCGCGGTACACGGCGATGCCGACACCCGGACCCTGGCGAAGCGGACCCGCAAGGGCATCGACGAGCTATCGACACAGGGGGTCGACGCCGAGTTCATCCCGGTCCCCGACGGCGGTCACGCCATGCTCGACCACATCGGGTTGTGGCAGCGCAGCGCTCTCGACTTCGTCGGTGAGCGGTTGTCCGCGCTACGACCCGCCTGA
- a CDS encoding long-chain-acyl-CoA synthetase, with amino-acid sequence MVDHASGTGLLPDIRLADMMSGVASLRGDAGTILRTLPQMLPKPPTTKMSIGKRFQQSVDKYPDRDFLRFEGTSITYRDANARANRLADFLIREGVGRGDVVAVLSRNHPDVVITMLAIVKTGAICGMLNYNQRGTVLEHSLGLIEPKVVLYERDLLEALESVPAGCRPAKEFTFDELATLTARCSPLDLAVTESIEVGSTAIYIFTSGTTGYPKASKMSHYRWLVAMNGIGGLGIRLRGDDVMYTALPFYHNNALTISVSSVLASGACLAIGKQFSASKFIDEVIENDATAFAYIGELCRYLLAQPPKPTDRAHRLRLAVGNGLRPDIWDAFTERFGIDRIVELYAASEANIGFINVFGLSKTAGFSPLPYTIVEYDEETGEPLRGPDGRVKPVGRGGTGLLLAQINSRVPFDGYTDPKATERKIVRDAKRKGDKWFNSGDVVRDQGFSHIGFVDRIGDTFRWKGENVATTEVEAVLDAHPAVEEAVVFGVPIPGVDGKAGMAAISLQDGESFDADGLARHVRTGLPAYALPLFVRIVPQLEHTSTFKNMRTELRKQGYAETGDDPLYVLAGEKYVEFYPEFVDELAGARRKG; translated from the coding sequence ATGGTTGATCACGCATCGGGAACGGGACTCCTGCCGGACATCCGGTTGGCCGACATGATGTCGGGAGTCGCGTCGCTGCGTGGTGATGCCGGCACGATCCTGCGCACCTTGCCGCAGATGCTGCCCAAGCCGCCGACGACCAAGATGTCGATCGGCAAGCGCTTCCAGCAGAGCGTCGACAAGTACCCCGACCGGGATTTTCTCCGGTTCGAGGGCACCTCGATCACCTATCGCGATGCCAACGCGCGGGCGAACCGGCTCGCCGACTTCCTGATTCGGGAGGGCGTCGGTCGCGGGGACGTCGTCGCCGTGCTGTCGCGCAACCACCCCGATGTGGTCATCACCATGCTCGCCATCGTCAAGACGGGTGCGATCTGCGGTATGCTGAACTACAACCAGCGGGGCACTGTTCTCGAACACAGCCTCGGTCTGATCGAGCCGAAAGTCGTTCTCTACGAGCGCGATCTGTTGGAGGCGCTCGAGTCGGTGCCCGCCGGGTGCCGCCCGGCGAAGGAGTTCACCTTCGACGAGCTCGCCACCCTGACCGCGCGTTGCTCGCCCCTCGACCTGGCGGTCACCGAGTCGATCGAGGTCGGATCGACCGCAATCTACATCTTCACGTCCGGCACCACCGGGTATCCCAAGGCCAGCAAGATGAGTCACTATCGCTGGCTGGTGGCCATGAACGGCATCGGTGGTCTGGGAATCCGGCTGCGCGGCGACGACGTCATGTACACGGCGCTGCCCTTCTATCACAACAACGCACTCACGATCTCGGTGTCGTCGGTCCTCGCGTCGGGCGCGTGCCTGGCCATCGGCAAGCAGTTCTCGGCGTCGAAGTTCATCGACGAGGTCATCGAGAACGACGCCACCGCGTTCGCCTACATCGGTGAGCTGTGCCGCTATCTGCTTGCGCAGCCGCCGAAGCCGACCGATCGTGCGCACCGCCTGCGCCTCGCCGTCGGCAACGGTCTGCGCCCGGACATCTGGGATGCGTTCACCGAACGCTTCGGAATCGACCGCATCGTCGAGTTGTACGCGGCGAGCGAGGCGAACATCGGATTCATCAATGTCTTCGGCTTGTCCAAGACGGCCGGGTTCTCGCCGTTGCCGTACACGATCGTCGAATACGACGAGGAGACCGGAGAGCCGCTGCGCGGTCCCGACGGCCGGGTGAAGCCGGTCGGCCGTGGCGGAACCGGTTTGCTTCTGGCGCAGATCAACTCGCGAGTTCCCTTCGACGGCTACACCGATCCGAAGGCGACCGAGCGGAAGATCGTCCGCGACGCGAAGCGTAAGGGCGACAAGTGGTTCAACAGCGGAGACGTCGTGCGCGATCAGGGTTTCTCGCACATCGGTTTCGTCGACCGCATCGGCGACACCTTCCGGTGGAAGGGTGAGAACGTGGCCACCACCGAGGTCGAGGCCGTGCTCGACGCCCACCCGGCCGTCGAGGAGGCAGTCGTGTTCGGTGTGCCGATCCCGGGGGTCGACGGCAAGGCCGGCATGGCCGCCATCAGCTTGCAGGACGGGGAGTCGTTCGACGCGGACGGGCTGGCGCGGCACGTTCGCACCGGACTGCCGGCCTACGCATTGCCGCTGTTCGTGCGGATCGTCCCGCAACTCGAGCACACGTCGACGTTCAAGAACATGCGCACCGAGCTGCGCAAGCAGGGGTACGCCGAGACCGGTGACGACCCGCTGTACGTGTTGGCGGGGGAGAAGTACGTCGAGTTCTACCCCGAATTCGTCGACGAACTGGCCGGGGCGCGTCGGAAGGGCTGA